ACAGATCACTTCCTGGGGATGACATTGTCGACACCTCCACCTCACGCGTCACAGGCGAGGTCTTTGGCGCATGGACTGACGTCTTTTTCTGTGTCGCGACAGGAGACAGATCAGGAAGCGGTTCGACAGTTGCTCTAGAAACACCCGAGGAGGCTACAGAAGTCGGATTCGCCGGCAGCGGTCGTGCGCTACGTGACAGCTCAGTGACCCCACTTTCTTTCAATGACGCGACATACGACCGCAGCGATTCGGTCAGTTGCCGCATGATCTCGGGTGACACATCCGGCTTCATGTCTTCTTCCTCACTACTCAAGAAATGCGGTCGAAGAGCTGTTGGGTAAAATACACCAGGCTGTCGTAGTACGGCGACGGTTCAAGGTTCTCCAACGCTGCAAGCGCTTGCTGACCATAGGAACGAGCAATCGTTCGTCCCTCGGCTATCACTCCGGAGTGGCGCACCCTTTCTAAAGCAAGCTGGATTTCTTGATCGGTAGGATCTTGTTTTTCAAACACTTTACGGAGATCAGCGTCACGCTGGATCGTCATCACCAACGGCAGTGACGGGTTGCCGTCTTTGAGGTCGATACCGATCGTCTTCCCGGTCAAATCGCCATCGCCATCAATATCAAGCAAATCATCGACAATCTGGAACGCCATGCCAGCGCAGTATCCGCACGTGGCCACGCTTTCGATGACAACTTGAGATGCTCCAGCCAGATAAGCACCGACCCGTGCGCCATTGGCAAACAGCGTCGCGGTCTTTCGGTCAATGATCTCCAGATAATCTTCGAGCGTCACTGCAGGATTACGTCGAAAACGCCCTTGCATGACCTCTCCTTC
The sequence above is a segment of the Deltaproteobacteria bacterium genome. Coding sequences within it:
- a CDS encoding polyprenyl synthetase family protein, which translates into the protein MFLSNLVPLQATRSAASVPAPHLLVAAELEQVEQKLTSLIQSREPLLNEIANYLVKAGGKRARPAVAILVFRACGGENPTDIIDIATALELIHSASLLHDDIIDGGELRRGKPSAYCRFGLADTLVAGDFLFGRAFALCGRFDEKVVNWITEACIGLTEGEVMQGRFRRNPAVTLEDYLEIIDRKTATLFANGARVGAYLAGASQVVIESVATCGYCAGMAFQIVDDLLDIDGDGDLTGKTIGIDLKDGNPSLPLVMTIQRDADLRKVFEKQDPTDQEIQLALERVRHSGVIAEGRTIARSYGQQALAALENLEPSPYYDSLVYFTQQLFDRIS